The following are encoded together in the Malaya genurostris strain Urasoe2022 chromosome 3, Malgen_1.1, whole genome shotgun sequence genome:
- the LOC131435936 gene encoding serine protease inhibitor 2 has protein sequence MNALIVIFCGFLAAHCILAENFVQNYDQPFRSTRNVQFDWTLTKRIFETQKSNAVISPFSVKILLTLLYEATGDAADLSITQTKKELRTVLDPSEDLNATRNMYRSLLDSALAESTDFDLKIATKFFVDEFIDVISKYQIISDHYYNATVDKVPFSKPKKAADIINNWVSRNTNGRINELVSADGVEGAVITLVNAIYFKGMWTYPFPENGPRRAFYTARKQLEADYMEQNGQFYYDDSSILNAQLLRLPYRGGKFAMYFILPRTNGSINDVLSRITSPSLHQALWYMDETDVNVTIPKFRFDFSEELNQPLMDIGIREVFSQNASLPLLARGKGTRDQVRVSRVFQKAGIAVNEQGSEAYAATEIQLVNKFGGDGTQVFNANRPFLFFIEDENSGTLLFAGKVEVPTV, from the exons GTGGCTTTCTGGCCGCGCACTGCATCCTCGCCGAAAACTTTGTTCAGAACTATGATCAACCCTTCCGGAGCACTAGAAACGTGCAGTTCGATTGGACTTTAACGAAG CGAATTTTCGAAACACAAAAATCGAACGCCGTTATTTCACCTTTTTCGGTGAAAATTCTGCTGACACTGCTGTATGAAGCAACGGGCGATGCGGCTGATCTCTCGATTACACAAACCAAAAAAGAACTACGAACCGTTTTGGATCCATCCGAAGATTTGAATGCTACCCGAAATATGTACCGTTCACTACTGGATTCGGCGTTG GCGGAGAGTACCGACTTTGATCTTAAGATCGCCACCAAATTCTTTGTCGATGAGTTCATCGATGTCATCAGCAAGTACCAGATTATATCGGATCATTATTACAATGCAACGGTAGACAAAGTTCCGTTCTCCAAGCCGAAGAAAGCTGCCGACATAATCAACAATTGGGTTTCGCGAAATACGAACGGTCGCATCAACGAACTCGTCAGTGCCG ACGGAGTCGAAGGAGCTGTCATAACGCTGGTCAATGCCATCTACTTCAAGGGTATGTGGACGTATCCCTTCCCGGAAAATGGACCGAGACGAGCTTTCTACACCGCACGTAAGCAGCTGGAAGCCGACTACATGGAACAGAATGGGCAATTTTACTACGATGACTCTAGCATCCTCAACGCTCAGCTGCTTCGGTTACCGTACCGGGGAGGCAAATTTGCCATGTACTTCATCTTACCCCGCACGAACGGTTCCATCAACGACGTCCTGAGTCGCATCACTTCCCCCAGTCTGCATCAGGCGTTGTGGTACATGGATGAAACCGATGTGAATGTGACTATCCCGAAGTTCCGATTCGATTTCTCCGAAGAGCTAAATCAGCCGCTGATGGAT ATTGGAATCCGAGAGGTCTTCTCCCAGAATGCCTCACTACCACTGTTGGCTCGCGGAAAAGGCACCCGAGACCAGGTTCGAGTGTCACGAGTATTCCAAAAGGCCGGCATCGCTGTCAATGAACAGGGAAGTGAAGCCTACGCGGCCACAG AGATCCAACTGGTGAACAAATTTGGTGGAGACGGAACTCAGGTTTTCAACGCAAACCGTCCATTCCTGTTTTTCATCGAGGACGAAAACTCCGGCACGCTACTGTTCGCCGGAAAGGTTGAAGTGCCCACCGTGTAA